The bacterium genome has a window encoding:
- the rplS gene encoding 50S ribosomal protein L19 has translation MSDQLIRKVEKMYMRDDLPDFKPGDTVKVYYKIVEGDKVRVQFFQGIVIAKDGSGTNQTFTVRKIASGGIGVEQIFPLHSPSITNIEVVRRGKVRRAKLYYLREKVGKAAKVKELRVTKKDKEKNKQAQPEQS, from the coding sequence ATGAGCGACCAACTAATAAGAAAAGTGGAAAAGATGTATATGCGGGACGACCTGCCCGATTTTAAACCCGGCGACACCGTAAAGGTTTACTATAAAATAGTCGAGGGCGATAAGGTTCGAGTGCAGTTCTTCCAGGGAATAGTAATAGCCAAAGATGGCTCAGGCACAAACCAGACATTCACTGTGAGGAAAATAGCCTCAGGTGGTATAGGCGTCGAGCAAATATTCCCGCTCCACTCACCCTCCATAACGAACATTGAAGTAGTAAGAAGAGGTAAAGTGCGTCGGGCGAAACTATATTACCTGCGCGAGAAGGTCGGTAAAGCCGCAAAAGTAAAGGAATTACGCGTAACTAAAAAGGATAAAGAGAAAAACAAGCAAGCTCAGCCAGAACAATCTTAG
- a CDS encoding DUF2089 domain-containing protein — MSKELKNCPICGSKLMVTEYQCPSCGTKISGEFYPEESAIKLSDEQMEILKIFVASYGNIGEVARYLGVSRPTAKARIRQIGEALGAEPYEVERVSIKDVLDALERGEISVDEAVDRIKGSG; from the coding sequence ATGAGCAAAGAATTAAAAAACTGCCCGATATGTGGCTCAAAACTAATGGTAACGGAATATCAATGCCCGTCATGCGGAACAAAAATATCAGGCGAATTTTACCCCGAAGAAAGCGCTATAAAGCTTAGCGACGAACAAATGGAAATCCTTAAAATATTCGTTGCAAGCTATGGCAATATTGGTGAGGTAGCACGCTATCTTGGAGTTAGCCGCCCAACAGCGAAAGCGAGAATAAGGCAGATAGGCGAGGCTCTCGGGGCAGAACCATACGAGGTAGAGAGAGTATCGATAAAAGATGTTCTCGATGCGCTTGAGAGAGGCGAAATATCGGTAGATGAAGCTGTGGATAGAATAAAAGGTTCTGGGTAA
- a CDS encoding 2-C-methyl-D-erythritol 2,4-cyclodiphosphate synthase, with amino-acid sequence MRAGIGFDIHRLVEGRKLILGGIEVPYHKGLLGHSDGDVVIHAIIDAVLGAAALGDIGTHFPDTSDEFEGISSIKLLRSTIRMLEDKGLGVKNVDVTVIAEEPKLLPYIPDMREVLAKELGIEKDRVSIKAKTSEGLGVIGERNAIACLAIALVS; translated from the coding sequence ATGCGCGCAGGAATAGGATTCGATATTCACAGGCTGGTGGAGGGAAGAAAGCTTATTCTCGGTGGAATAGAAGTCCCATACCACAAGGGGCTATTGGGACATTCTGACGGTGATGTGGTTATCCATGCGATAATTGACGCCGTGCTCGGTGCTGCAGCATTGGGAGACATAGGAACGCATTTTCCCGACACCTCAGATGAGTTTGAGGGAATAAGCTCGATAAAACTTTTGAGGTCAACGATAAGAATGCTTGAGGACAAGGGTTTAGGGGTCAAAAATGTTGATGTGACTGTAATAGCTGAGGAGCCGAAACTGTTGCCCTACATTCCTGACATGCGGGAAGTGCTCGCAAAAGAGCTCGGGATAGAAAAGGATAGAGTCTCCATAAAAGCAAAAACCAGCGAGGGGCTTGGCGTGATTGGCGAGAGAAACGCTATAGCATGCCTCGCAATAGCACTCGTCTCTTGA
- the rlmN gene encoding 23S rRNA (adenine(2503)-C(2))-methyltransferase RlmN: MATNEKKELFGIPPDELGHFFESIGEKRFRAKQICKWIYSHDVFDPMAMTDLPMALRDWLSENAKFTLPEVVELAKSEDGAVKFLLKLSDGELVETVYIPNPEQKRHTVCISSQIGCKFGCRFCATGMMGFRRNLSSTEIVGQLYIARNYIRDTGNQLTNVVFMGMGEPLDNLDEVLRAIKVMLSDVGFGLGHRRVLISTIGIPDGIEKIIESGLKPKLAISLNAPDDQLRAKLMPATKKYPISSWLPLVPKYAEYSRRWVTFEYVMFDGINDSLVHANELVKLIKGLPAKVNLIPYNEVDGVDLKPPDRRMVLRFQSYLLANGIVATIRYSKGKDISGACGQLAAKSVMK, translated from the coding sequence ATGGCTACGAACGAGAAAAAAGAACTTTTTGGAATACCGCCCGATGAGCTTGGGCATTTTTTCGAGTCCATAGGCGAGAAACGCTTTCGTGCAAAGCAAATATGCAAGTGGATTTATTCCCACGATGTTTTCGACCCTATGGCTATGACCGACCTTCCCATGGCATTGAGAGACTGGCTGTCGGAAAACGCTAAGTTCACACTACCCGAGGTCGTGGAACTGGCTAAATCCGAGGACGGTGCCGTGAAATTCCTGCTCAAACTCTCAGATGGCGAACTCGTTGAAACCGTTTATATACCGAATCCTGAACAAAAAAGGCATACCGTATGCATCTCCTCGCAGATAGGCTGTAAGTTCGGGTGCAGGTTCTGCGCCACAGGCATGATGGGTTTCAGGCGAAATTTGTCATCAACCGAGATAGTAGGACAACTTTACATCGCGAGAAATTACATCCGAGATACAGGCAACCAGCTTACAAATGTGGTCTTTATGGGAATGGGAGAACCTCTCGATAATTTGGATGAGGTTCTAAGAGCAATAAAGGTAATGCTTTCTGATGTGGGATTTGGACTTGGTCATAGAAGAGTCCTGATTTCAACCATAGGAATACCCGACGGTATCGAGAAAATTATTGAAAGCGGACTTAAACCCAAACTCGCCATATCTCTTAACGCTCCTGATGACCAGCTAAGAGCCAAGCTGATGCCCGCGACGAAAAAATATCCGATAAGCTCGTGGCTCCCGCTCGTGCCGAAATATGCCGAATATTCCCGCCGGTGGGTAACATTCGAATATGTTATGTTTGATGGCATCAATGACTCCTTGGTTCACGCCAATGAACTTGTAAAGCTAATAAAAGGACTCCCAGCAAAGGTAAACCTGATTCCGTATAACGAGGTCGATGGAGTTGATTTAAAGCCTCCCGATAGACGAATGGTGCTAAGATTTCAAAGCTACCTTCTTGCCAACGGCATAGTCGCCACGATAAGATATTCAAAAGGCAAGGACATATCGGGTGCCTGCGGGCAGCTTGCTGCCAAGTCAGTTATGAAATGA
- the tig gene encoding trigger factor — protein MDIQIEKQNSVTIVVRGYLAADEVKNRLEQKVAEHAKNLFVPGFRPGHAPKGLILARYGDAIKELVKEEILEEVLKEAREKNEELKETLTVSKPKHEPLEPEKEFVVEYTIEVPPKVELKQYKGFTLKRPKVEVTEDEVNREIQDFLIRNAQYVEVERPVAENDYVEVMFTREGDEEPVRALIPLDDPEYAQIFKDFIGKKLGDKFSLTLDFPDSFPDRRFRGTKGEFNFEIIKIYEQKIPELNAEFFKRMGKPETYTEEEFRKEVEEYIKAQKSRASQDVLSQRAIDELVKANPVEIPENYLMLRVDQYLAEKLGGTRITKESLDKLREQVKESMKNQIAFEFIAKAIAEQEKIEVTDSEVEDEIRRLAYSQGIDPNAAVEVFKKDQNKLEEVRESVLRRKVIELVLSTCKIEEESEEEEAEGETEGEKEKSEQKVAKPESSAKSTGKKTTAKGTAKKSAEVKKDDMEPEKEK, from the coding sequence ATGGACATTCAGATAGAAAAGCAAAATTCGGTTACTATCGTAGTAAGAGGGTATCTGGCTGCCGATGAGGTAAAGAACCGTCTTGAGCAAAAAGTAGCGGAACACGCGAAGAACTTATTCGTGCCAGGGTTCCGTCCGGGGCACGCGCCTAAAGGGCTTATTCTCGCTCGATACGGCGACGCTATAAAAGAACTGGTCAAAGAAGAAATACTTGAGGAGGTTCTTAAGGAAGCGCGGGAGAAAAACGAAGAACTAAAAGAGACACTAACTGTAAGCAAGCCGAAACATGAACCGCTTGAACCGGAAAAGGAATTTGTGGTCGAATACACTATCGAGGTCCCGCCAAAGGTAGAACTGAAACAATACAAGGGTTTCACATTGAAGCGTCCTAAAGTGGAAGTAACTGAGGATGAAGTAAACAGGGAAATACAGGATTTTTTGATAAGGAATGCCCAGTATGTCGAGGTTGAAAGACCTGTTGCCGAGAACGATTATGTTGAGGTTATGTTCACGCGAGAGGGAGATGAGGAACCTGTGCGTGCGCTTATTCCCCTTGATGACCCGGAATATGCCCAGATTTTCAAAGATTTCATAGGGAAAAAATTGGGCGATAAATTCAGTTTAACCCTCGATTTTCCCGATTCTTTTCCAGACAGGCGTTTCCGGGGAACGAAAGGCGAGTTTAACTTCGAGATAATAAAAATCTACGAGCAGAAAATTCCGGAACTGAACGCTGAGTTTTTCAAGAGGATGGGTAAGCCCGAGACTTACACTGAAGAGGAATTCCGAAAAGAGGTCGAGGAATACATTAAAGCACAAAAATCGAGAGCGTCGCAAGATGTGCTTTCCCAGCGCGCGATAGACGAGCTCGTTAAGGCAAACCCCGTGGAGATACCCGAAAACTATTTAATGCTAAGAGTTGACCAATACCTCGCCGAAAAGCTTGGCGGAACAAGAATAACAAAAGAGTCGCTTGATAAACTTCGCGAACAGGTTAAGGAATCGATGAAAAACCAGATAGCATTCGAGTTCATTGCTAAAGCTATAGCGGAGCAGGAAAAAATTGAGGTTACAGACAGCGAAGTAGAGGATGAGATACGGCGGTTGGCATACAGTCAGGGGATAGACCCCAACGCTGCGGTCGAGGTGTTTAAAAAAGACCAAAACAAGCTGGAAGAGGTGCGGGAATCAGTTTTGCGGAGAAAGGTTATTGAGCTCGTCCTTTCTACATGCAAAATAGAGGAGGAGAGCGAAGAGGAGGAAGCTGAAGGGGAAACCGAAGGCGAAAAGGAAAAATCCGAGCAAAAAGTCGCGAAGCCAGAGTCCTCCGCGAAGTCAACAGGTAAGAAAACGACAGCAAAAGGCACCGCCAAGAAAAGTGCGGAGGTGAAAAAAGATGACATGGAACCAGAAAAAGAAAAATAA
- a CDS encoding stage 0 sporulation protein, which yields MTWNQKKKNKNNSNIEPDYYIVEFKSRRIDYYIDRNHLGLKRGDWVLVQAERGRDMGVVFAQISKKDFEAHSQHKYALEILRRARDDEIEIMMKLREREESVLETCEELVGFRGLKMKLVDAEFQYDGKKLTIYFTAEERVDFRELVKDLAAIYRTRIELRQIGVRDEAKKLGGIGPCGMPLCCATFLRQFVPISTQMARAQNLVVNPSKISGLCERLMCCLAYEMPFYEVVLKDYPHVGDEVTAKDGRKAKVVAIDYFRGFVNLIFEGDEEPTKLGIIEYKKLFKSDKEFLKKWLSKSKAESAKTANQEK from the coding sequence ATGACATGGAACCAGAAAAAGAAAAATAAGAACAACTCAAATATAGAGCCGGATTACTACATAGTTGAGTTCAAGAGCAGGAGGATAGATTACTATATAGATCGGAACCATCTTGGTCTGAAGCGTGGGGATTGGGTTCTTGTTCAAGCGGAACGGGGTCGTGATATGGGGGTGGTTTTCGCGCAAATAAGCAAAAAAGACTTCGAGGCACATTCCCAGCACAAATACGCACTTGAGATTCTTCGCCGCGCGCGAGACGACGAAATAGAAATAATGATGAAGCTTCGCGAGAGGGAGGAGTCAGTTCTCGAAACATGCGAGGAACTGGTTGGTTTCCGAGGATTGAAAATGAAGCTGGTTGACGCAGAATTCCAGTATGATGGCAAAAAACTGACAATTTATTTTACTGCTGAAGAACGCGTTGACTTCCGTGAACTCGTTAAAGACCTTGCTGCCATATACCGCACCCGCATAGAACTGCGACAGATTGGCGTGCGTGACGAAGCAAAAAAGCTCGGTGGAATAGGACCATGCGGAATGCCCCTTTGTTGTGCGACTTTCTTACGGCAGTTCGTGCCTATATCGACTCAAATGGCACGAGCACAAAATCTCGTGGTGAACCCGTCGAAAATATCGGGATTGTGCGAAAGGCTCATGTGCTGCCTCGCTTATGAGATGCCTTTCTACGAAGTTGTGCTTAAGGACTATCCCCATGTCGGTGACGAGGTGACCGCAAAAGACGGAAGAAAAGCCAAGGTAGTCGCTATAGATTATTTTAGAGGATTCGTGAATCTAATATTTGAGGGCGATGAAGAGCCGACCAAGCTCGGAATAATCGAATACAAAAAGCTTTTCAAGTCGGACAAAGAATTTCTTAAAAAGTGGCTTTCCAAAAGCAAAGCTGAAAGCGCAAAAACTGCTAATCAAGAAAAATAA
- the ispD gene encoding 2-C-methyl-D-erythritol 4-phosphate cytidylyltransferase, whose amino-acid sequence MPLPEYFVVIAAAGKSERFGGKNKLLVGVLGKPLLSYTIERVRKSSAKGFVLVSNSDFEDEYKSIAARYGGEKFIKAVTGGATRRMSVINGLEALAGFASGDSIVLIHDGARPLCPPELFDLCAEKAQQSDAAVVAIPVADTLKAVDNGKIVSTVERSNLWRAQTPQGFKLDVILKALKQAPQSITDDSQAVEAMGIKPVIVRGTAQNIKITYPEDIKIFEALLRLLT is encoded by the coding sequence ATGCCACTACCTGAATACTTCGTGGTGATAGCCGCTGCGGGCAAAAGCGAAAGGTTCGGCGGCAAAAACAAACTTCTTGTTGGAGTTCTTGGGAAACCTCTCCTATCCTATACGATAGAAAGAGTCAGGAAAAGCTCTGCCAAAGGGTTCGTGCTCGTTTCAAACAGTGATTTTGAGGATGAATACAAATCAATTGCCGCTCGATATGGCGGCGAGAAATTCATAAAAGCTGTTACTGGTGGGGCGACGCGCAGAATGTCGGTGATTAATGGACTTGAAGCATTGGCAGGATTTGCCTCTGGCGATTCGATAGTTCTCATTCACGATGGCGCAAGACCACTTTGCCCCCCGGAACTTTTTGACCTTTGCGCGGAAAAAGCGCAACAAAGCGACGCAGCAGTGGTGGCGATACCCGTTGCGGATACGCTGAAGGCGGTGGACAATGGCAAGATAGTATCCACGGTGGAACGAAGCAACCTCTGGCGTGCGCAAACTCCTCAAGGTTTCAAGCTTGATGTGATACTTAAGGCGCTAAAACAGGCTCCCCAAAGCATTACCGATGATTCGCAGGCTGTTGAAGCGATGGGCATAAAACCTGTCATCGTGCGTGGAACAGCGCAAAACATTAAAATAACATATCCCGAGGATATAAAAATTTTTGAGGCGTTATTGCGACTATTGACTTAA
- a CDS encoding 4Fe-4S binding protein: protein MKSKLIILVVLAGILATLFASTVTKYKVVAEKCIGCRICVLECPVGAISIVNGKAVIDPEKCTGCGICIKACPTGAIVAVVDSSAEDDTTAAKNASVDSAKYDSLREKTAEKDTSVSVAKTYPDSAIAEKTDVKVKKDTLKTTDSLAAKTDSAKIEKPIEKKPTKKPVTKLIAVVDRDKCIGCKICENTCKYGAVKVIDGKAVVDPEKCTGCGDCVKACPLSAIKLKKLSQ, encoded by the coding sequence ATGAAATCGAAATTAATAATATTAGTGGTCCTCGCTGGCATTTTAGCAACGCTTTTCGCATCGACGGTAACAAAGTATAAGGTAGTGGCGGAAAAATGCATCGGTTGCAGAATATGTGTGCTTGAGTGCCCTGTAGGAGCGATAAGCATAGTTAACGGGAAGGCGGTTATAGACCCAGAGAAATGCACAGGATGTGGAATATGTATAAAAGCGTGTCCTACGGGAGCTATAGTGGCAGTTGTAGACTCCTCAGCTGAGGATGACACGACCGCAGCAAAGAATGCATCCGTTGATTCTGCAAAATATGATAGTTTGAGAGAGAAAACCGCGGAAAAGGATACTTCGGTGTCCGTAGCGAAGACTTACCCTGACTCCGCAATCGCAGAGAAAACTGATGTCAAGGTGAAAAAGGACACTTTGAAAACAACGGATTCTCTTGCTGCAAAGACCGATTCCGCAAAAATTGAAAAGCCAATAGAGAAAAAGCCGACTAAAAAGCCGGTGACAAAGCTCATAGCGGTTGTTGATAGGGATAAATGCATCGGTTGCAAAATTTGCGAGAACACTTGTAAGTATGGCGCCGTAAAAGTTATCGATGGAAAAGCCGTTGTTGATCCTGAAAAATGCACAGGCTGCGGCGATTGCGTTAAGGCATGTCCGCTTAGCGCGATAAAACTGAAAAAATTAAGTCAATAG
- the pgsW gene encoding poly-gamma-glutamate system protein gives MFWRTTRVSRLTFVILALLGLLFITVIELSFHTVRARWFDEKLEASKLAERAQKTLWTYISSSHIPVDTIADPNATGLIGSQFTLITTDQGVLEAKLTTTNPNWAAVVVDMLKTAGVKKGDYVAISYTGSMPGLNIAVLAAVQTIGAIPVIISSVGASMWGATNPEFSWLDMERILFERGIFKYRSTAASIGGRGDRGANLSPKGREICREIIKRNGVTLIEEPTLIDAIRKRVEIYMEKIPKDKKYKAYINVGGGLASIGSAHNLSVLKPGVIKRLPRFNYPIRGAMIIFGLSGVPIINLTSVTELARKYGLPIAPQPIPDVPSGGVFYKKKYRLQVVALFLLIYALVVFVVLRIDVKKYLSRFSRSRK, from the coding sequence ATGTTCTGGAGAACTACAAGAGTAAGCAGACTTACTTTCGTTATTTTAGCTCTTCTGGGGCTTCTATTTATTACCGTTATTGAGCTTTCCTTTCACACCGTCAGAGCTCGCTGGTTTGACGAGAAGCTTGAAGCATCAAAGCTGGCTGAGCGCGCACAGAAAACATTATGGACATACATCTCCTCATCCCACATTCCCGTTGACACTATCGCCGACCCAAACGCGACAGGTCTTATCGGTTCACAATTCACTCTTATAACAACAGACCAGGGGGTTCTTGAGGCGAAGCTTACCACTACCAATCCCAATTGGGCAGCGGTGGTTGTGGACATGCTCAAAACTGCTGGCGTTAAAAAGGGGGACTATGTGGCGATATCGTACACCGGCTCTATGCCAGGGCTTAACATAGCGGTGCTTGCGGCCGTTCAAACAATAGGGGCGATACCAGTAATAATATCGTCAGTCGGAGCGTCGATGTGGGGCGCGACAAACCCTGAGTTCTCGTGGCTTGACATGGAAAGGATTCTTTTTGAGAGAGGAATTTTCAAATACAGGAGCACGGCAGCATCTATAGGCGGCAGAGGAGACCGTGGCGCAAACCTCTCCCCAAAAGGACGAGAAATTTGCAGAGAAATAATAAAAAGAAATGGCGTAACCCTTATCGAGGAACCAACGCTTATTGATGCGATAAGGAAAAGGGTCGAGATATATATGGAAAAAATCCCGAAGGACAAAAAATACAAGGCTTACATAAATGTTGGTGGTGGACTTGCTTCCATAGGTTCAGCTCACAATCTTTCTGTGCTTAAACCCGGCGTAATAAAGAGGCTCCCGAGATTTAACTATCCTATTCGCGGAGCGATGATAATTTTCGGATTGTCAGGGGTTCCCATCATAAACTTAACATCTGTGACGGAATTAGCGCGGAAATATGGCTTACCAATAGCGCCCCAACCCATACCAGATGTCCCGTCAGGGGGTGTTTTCTACAAAAAGAAATATCGCTTGCAGGTTGTGGCTTTGTTCCTACTTATATACGCGCTGGTGGTGTTTGTCGTTCTGCGCATTGATGTGAAGAAGTATTTGAGTCGATTCTCGCGTAGTAGGAAATGA